Proteins from one Hemibagrus wyckioides isolate EC202008001 linkage group LG16, SWU_Hwy_1.0, whole genome shotgun sequence genomic window:
- the LOC131367292 gene encoding TBC1 domain family member 10A-like, whose amino-acid sequence MAKIHVQGNGFQAKDGKSLRGTTESLAGQEGESLGSALQLNGVAETQADKYGFIGGSQQSTVDPAEDIPPEVLRQREAKWLDMLNSWDKWMSKKHKKVKLRCQKGIPPSLRGRAWLYLSGGKVKREQNLGRFQELDSECGDPKWVDVIEKDLHRQFPFHEMFAARGGHGQQDLFRVLKAYTLYRPEEGYCQAQAPIAAVLLMHMPAEDAFWSLVQICEKYLPGYYSAGLEAIQLDGEILFSLLKRVSPVAHRHLKKHKIDPVLYMTEWFMCAFSRTLPWSSVLRVWDIFFCEGVKVIFRVGLVLLKCMLGSQEKLKACQGQYETMERLRAVEPRYMQEGFLIKEILELPLSERDIEKEHLTQLRHWKETHGELHCKSPPRMHGARAIMTAEPPSRQDLQQKPTIVVEPAQITNSSEDKEKKKSKADKKKNKKDSSLDTTNQDQEVQEQALPDQSQALLKNTSLQASNPSLSSTEHDTYL is encoded by the exons ATGGCTAAAATTCACGTTCAAGGAAACGGATTTCAGGCGAAAGATGGGAAAAGTCTGCGAGGCACGACGGAGAGTTTAGCCGGGCAGGAAGGCGAGTCTTTGGGCTCCGCGTTGCAGCTGAACGGCGTCGCCGAGACACAAGCGGATAAATACGGCTTCATCGGCGGATCTCAGCAGAGCACCGTGGACCC AGCCGAGGACATCCCTCCCGAGgtgctgagacagagagaggctaAGTGGCTGGATATGCTGAACAGCTGGGATAAGTGGATGAGCAAGAAACACAAGAAG GTAAAGCTGCGGTGTCAGAAAGGCATTCCTCCGTCGTTGAGGGGACGTGCCTGGCTCTATCTGTCTGGAGGAAAGGTGAAGAGAGAGCAGAATCTGGGCAGGTTCCAG gaacTGGACAGTGAATGTGGAGACCCAAAATGGGTGGATGTGATCGAGAAGGATCTTCATCGTCAGTTTCCCTTTCACGAGATGTTCGCTGCACGAGGAGGACATGG GCAGCAGGATCTGTTCCGAGTGCTGAAGGCTTACACACTTTACCGGCCAGAGGAGGGTTACTGCCAGGCTCAGGCTCCCATTGCTGCCGTGCTGCTCATGCATATGCCTGccgag gaTGCATTTTGGAGTCTTGTGCAAATCTGTGAGAAATATCTGCCTGGCTACTACAGTGCAGGCCTg gaggcaATCCAGCTTGACGGAGAGATCCTGTTCTCTTTACTGAAGCGTGTGTCTCCTGTTGCTCATCGGCACCTGAAGAAGCACAAGATCGACCCCGTGCTCTACATGACAGAGTGGTTCATGTGCGCCTTCTCTCGCACGCTGCCGTGGTCCTCAGTGCTGCGCGTCTGGGACATTTTCTTCTGCGAAG gAGTCAAAGTCATTTTCCGTGTGGGCCTGGTGCTTCTGAAGTGCATGCTGGGATCTCAAGAGAAGCTCAAGGCGTGTCAGGGTCAGTACGAGACGATGGAGAGGCTACGCGCCGTAGAGCCGCGCTACATGCAGGAGGGCTTTCTTATTAAAgag ATTCTGGAATTGCCGCTGTCTGAGCGAGACATCGAGAAGGAGCATCTCACCCAGCTGCGACACTGGAAGGAAACACACGGAGAACTGCACTGTAAATCTCCTCCCAGAATGCATGGCGCCCGCGCTATCATGACCGCTGAGCCTCCCAGTCGACAGGACCTGCAGCAGAAACCCACCATCGTGGTGGAGCCGGCGCAGATCACCAACAGCTCTGAAGacaaggagaaaaagaaaagcaaggcagataaaaagaagaacaagaaagaCTCCTCACTCGACACAACCAATCAGGACCAGGAAGTGCAGGAACAGGCTTTACCCGACCAATCACAGGCTCTGCTAAAGAACACGAGTCTTCAGGCGTCTAATCCGAGTCTGAGCAGCACAGAACACGACACATACCTGTAG